Below is a window of Nicotiana tabacum cultivar K326 chromosome 19, ASM71507v2, whole genome shotgun sequence DNA.
aggggtcatcgtccaggccgagggtcctaatcaaggcgttgacttcctgaaactacttgtgccgaAGAATAAAGTAcagtttttttaaagaaagaaatagaaaagaatttcttttagaatattcataaactactattatgcaattattttagaattgttcttTAAAGTTTTATGTTTTTCATGCATTTCGAATctttgctcgtaatgtatattttattaaagtttcGTTCCCTGTCGTtaagactcactgagtacaatggatggtactgacgttctcttttgggaacctacattggtctgcggtacaacgtaggaaccggtTTTGCAGGCGAACATGCTACGGGTTAGGATTTTTCTcacttccagtgctattggtgagctccgcttttgttcatGGAGTACACCTTTGAGTCGTCATTATTTagctatttctttatttacttagagaactggccagAAAATCTCATGTCTTGAGTAGTGCGTCAGtgtatcagtagaggcttcatagactcagtcggtgggttaagattcagctgtttttgataataacttagcagtatttcAGTGGTTACTATGAATAaaattttggagttggtttattttagatatttaaattaattaaaagtactTGGTTAAAGTATTGCCTTATTGTATATAAAGTTTGAAGTTACAACATATTTGATAAGCGCAGATGATTCACTCGGGCAAGTTTAGTAATCTGGTGCCGGTCACGACTTGTttagaaaatgggtcgtgacaaacttggtatcaaagcctcagGTTTATGGAGTCCTAGGAATCTATGAAGTCGTGTCAGTAGAGTTTTATTTATGTGTATAAATCGTGCCATATTTATAAGTAAGAGGCTACAAGCATTTAGGAAAAGTCTCATtttttttcatactttagatTGTGTAGTAGAGCCTACCTCTAAGAAATTATCTAATGTATTCGTTTCTCCAAAAACTCGCAGAAATGGCTCGTACCCGTAATTCTGACACCGACACTCAAGATGCTACTCAAGAAACTATTGCTACTATTGTGGCTCAAGGTAGAACTAAGAAGGTTTCAACTCATAAAAGGAAGGGTAAATCCACAAAGGGCATTTAAGTACCCCGGGTTGAGCATGAAGAAGGGATGGAGTATGATGAGCAAGTACCCCAGGATCCAGTGCCACCCCCAATAGCAGTTCCGGCTCAGACAACTATATCTCTAGATGTGTGTCAGATGTTTAATGCTGTCAACAGTGCTATGGAGCTATTTCAAGCCTTCATGGCCAACCAGAACGAGAGAAGAGATGAGATTccacctcaatcaaatagacaTAACAATTCTGAGTCCTCAAGATTGAATGGATTTTTAAAGTTGAGTCCTCCATTGTTCCGTGGtattatagttgatgaagatccaatgttgtggctggagggtgtcaagaaagcCCTCCGAGCGATGAAGGCATTTGATGATGAAGCTGTGGAGCTGGCTGCCTACCAGCTTAGAGATGTGGCTGGCACTTGGATtgagatgtgggaaaaggaaagagatgaagatgatggtccGCCTACCTGGGAAGAATTTGACGAGGCCTTTATGGCTAATTTTATACCAGAAGAGGACAGGGAAGCTAAGGCTACCGAGTTCGAGCAGCTCAAGCAAGGGAATAATAGTGTTCAAGAGTACTACATGGAATTCATAAGGTTGGCTAATCATGCACCTCACATGGTTAAGATATAAAAAGCAAAGTTTCGCAAGTTTGTTGGCGGTTTGGCTTACCATATTAAGGATACGACATTAGCTGCAGCGGTAGGAATGACAAATTTCTCCTCTATTGTGGGATTCGCCAATCACTTAGAAAAAGACAGACaacaaaggagagaagaaaaagagcctAACAAGAAAGCACGGACAGCGGGCGGGTTTAATGGCACATCCAATGGAGGTGGAAGGGGTTCCTCCAATAAGGAGTCATTGGCACCAGCTCTATCCAGTCATCAGTCTAGTTGTGGGTCTTCCTTCAGACATACTTAGAGTTATGGAAACCAGTCTCGCCAGAATCAGAATTTTAGGACATCTTCCTCGCATAGCCAGAGTTATGATGAGCAACATTCACAACAACAATGTCTTTGTGGTACATATAAGCGGCAACATTCATGTCAGTTCAAGCTCGGGTTTCACGGTTGCTATCATTACGGAGACATTGGTCATATAAAGGCCAACTGCCCAAAGTTGCGACGTAATTTCAGTGGGGGATCAACTCGTCCTTCTAGTTCCTCTACTACTATAGTTGCACCACCTCAGGATCGTGGTTCTCATAATCAGGCCGGGCATGGAGCAGACAGAGGTGCAGATCGAGTTACTCAGGGAGGGTGACAACCCCGTTTGTTTGCTACACTTGATCGTCAGAGTGCAGAGACATCTGcagaagttattacaggtatacttCTAGTCTGCTCACATAATGCTTATGCCATAATTGATCCAGGTTAAACGTTTTCGTACgtgactccatactttgcaattaacctcGGGCTAGAACTTGAACAACTTAGTGAGTCATTCCTAGTATCTACTCTAACTGGTGAGTCAGTGAAAGCCACAATAGTCTATAGAGGTTGTATAGTTTCAGTCTAAGGTCGCATCACCGAGGCCAatctcatagagttagaaatggtggatttcgatgtgatcataggtatggattggttgtcatcctgctatgccatgttagattgtcgtgccaagatagtcaggttccaatttccaaatgaagaagtcttaAAGTGGAAGGCTAGTTTAGCATCGCTTGTAGGTAAGTTTACTTATTACCTTAAGGCACAACAAATGATCGGCAAGGGGAGTCTTGCCTATTTGGCTCACATCATTAATGAAGAATCAGAACCACCAACTCTTCAGTCTGTGCCAGTTGTTAGAGAATTTCCTGAAGTTTTCCCAGATGACCTTCGCGGACTTCCTCCTGAAAGAATCATAAACTTTGGCATCGATCTCATGCTagacactcagcccatatctatacctccttataggatggctccagcaaaacttaatgagttgagagaacagttgaaagaccttcttgaaaagggtttcatcaggccgagtgtttcaccgtggggtgccccgttcctgtttgtcaagaagaaagatgggtctctcagaatgtgcgttgactatcgacagttgaataaagttaccattaagaacaagtactcactgctaagaattgatgatttatttgatcaacttcagggtgcaaagtacttttcaaagatagacttgaggtcggggtaccatcaattgagaATCAAAGAAGAGGATATATCTAGAACAGCCTTTAGAACTCGCTACAggcactatgaatttctagtaatgtccttcggattgacaaatgctccagctgcattcatTGAGCTCATGAACATAGTTTTCAATCCATTCCTTGATACCTTTATTATCGTATTTATAGacgatattttggtatactctaAGAGCAAGGATGAGCATGCCGAACACCTTAGGATAGCCTTGCAAATCTTGAAGAAGaatgagctttatgccaagttttcaaaatgcgagttctggttgcagtcagtggcattcttaggccacgtggaaTCCAATGAAGGCATAAAAGTAGACACTCAGAAGACAGAAGCAGTCAAAAACTGGCCAAGGCCAACAACGCCAACCaaaatcaggagtttcttggaATTAGCTGGCTATTATAGAAGGTTTATAGAGGGATTTTCCTCACTTGCATCTCtattaactaagttgactcagaaagtagttaagttccagtggtcagacgcttgtgagcagagttttcaagagttaaagaagaggttgaccacAACACCTGTGTTAACATTGCCAATAGGTTCGGGTGGGTTCACAATGTATTTTGATGCCTTGAGAGTTAGTTTTGGTTGTGTTCTTATGAAAGatggaaaagttattgcttatgcttccaggcagttaaagaatcatgagaagaactacctcacACATGACTTGGAGCTTgcagcagtggtgtttgcattaaagatatggagacactacctttatggcgagcattctgaagtgtttacatataaaaaaaaagcttccaatacattttcaagcagaaagaattaaatttgagacagagaaggtggcttgagctattgaaggattatgacaccaatatcctttatcaccccggcaaagctaatgtggtagctgatgcacttagtaggaagtcaatggGTGTCTTGGCCCATATTGCAGTACAAAGGCGAACTTTGGgtagagaaattcaaaaattggCAACTGATGGAATTAGATTGGATGAGACCGAAGAAGGAGGTATAACTGCTTTTGAAGATCCGtacttagtgaagttaaaagaaggagtcagaaataaagaaatcactgctttcactctaggaagtgatggagttttgaagttgaatggTCGGTTATGTGTGCCTGATGTAGATGGTCTTAGAAAGTCCATAATGGAAGAATCTCACAGCACGAGGTAATCTATCCACCCAGGTGCTACCAAAATGTATCTAGACTTGAAAGAGTTGTATTGGTGAAAAGGCATGAAGAAGCAAGTAGCAGATCATGTGGCCaaatgtttgaattgccagcaagtcaaagccgagcatcagaggcctggtggcctaGCTCAGGATATTGAGATACCACATTGGAAATGAGAGAttattaatatggatttcatagTAGGTCTGCCTCGCACATACCATAagcatgattcaatttgggttattATAGACCGACTGACAAAGTTCGCGCATTTCCTACCAGTAAAGACAACAGATTCCACAGAGTAGTATGCACAGttgtacatcaaagaaatagtctgattgcatggtactccagtttcaatcatatctGACATAGGCCATCAGTTCACGACGCATTTTTGGCAGGCATTTAAGAAAAGATTAGGTACCAAGGTCAATTTGAGCaccgctttccatccacagaccgatagTCAGGCAGAAAGGACCATTCAGACTCCCGAAAATATGTTGCGAGcctgtgttatagattttggaggtaattgggatgatcgcttgccacttatagaatttgcttacaataacagctatcagtccagtattggTATGGCTTCTTATGAAGCGTTGTATGGGAGAAGATGtaggtctctagtgggttggtttcaTGCAACATAGGTGCCGTTGATCAGTACAGAGTTTGTTTGTGAGGCCTTAGAGAAAGTTCAGCTAATTAGAGAAAGACTGAAAACAGCTCAGAGTTGTCAGAAGTTCTATTCTGACAAGAGGCATCGTGACTTAGAGTTCATGGTTTGTGACaaggtgtttttgaaagtttcaccaatgaaaggagttatgaTGTTTGGTAATAAAGGGAAACTTAGTCCTAGATTTATCAGACCTTATGAGATTATAGAAAAGAAGGGGAAAGTGGCTTATGAACTAGCGTTGCCCATTGAGTTATCCTCTGTTGAtcctgtctttcatgtgtctatgcttagaaagtacattcatgatgagtcgcatataatacctgccgataccatagaaattaaagaaggcttgacttatgaagaggtacctatagaaattctcgataggcaagtaagaaagttgagaacaaaagatatagcatcggtaaaagttttgtggagtaatcatgatttaaaagaggctacgtgggaggtcgaggaagatatgagaaagaagtatccttatttatttgaggaaCAAGGTATGTGAACCTAGGTTTGGCTTgacatttatattttatttattaaatacaagttagCAAGTGCTTATGTCCTTACTAGATTATACTTAGTAGTTGAGGTAATTTAGTTTCTGTCAAAGCatatttagttattaaataatTTAGTACCATGCCAGAGTACATTTAATTTATTAAAGTAATTTACTTTTGCTGAAGTGTTGTACTTTAGATTTTTGGTTGGTTATTGTGGTACCTCCTTGCCGGAGTGTGAGTAATTAGTTTATGAGATATGTATGATGCCTATGAATAGCCTGTTATAGTATACTTGGTTGTTGTTGGTGTAGTTATGGTATTGGTGACAGggatattttttttgtatagtcCAATTTACAGGGGAGATTCtgctaaaatatttaaaaatttagggagttagccaaaattttgagTCCCATGGGAAAGTGAGTAGTGCTAAAAAAACTTAAGAAGTTCAAGTAAGTAGTGCtagcaacatttgaggacgaatgtttttaaggagggaagattgtaacactcctcaaatctataaaagtttcaaCACACGCTAATTatagattttaattttttaaacctTGCCTTGAGTGCATAAaaattatacttctattacgGATTTAACCCCTGTTGATTGACTTTTGAGTTACTTCTCTATTTGaaaataattggatatacaattaggggaatattaataattttatattattaattattaaaagtgagTATCATTAAATACTTGTTAAGTCAAAAAAGAAAGAGCAAGACAATTAAGAATTGGGACTAAAGCCCAATGAAAGATCTgttgaaagaaaaaaggaaacgAACGAGAGGTCAAGGGCAGGAAAAGAAGGCTGCGTGTAGATATTCAAAACAACAacaagatttagacttgaaaagtcacaagaagaagctttagaaagaaaagatatttgagagtatcctctattctgagaaaggggtcatcgtccaggccgagggtcctaatcaaggcgttgacttcctgaaactacttgtgccaaattAGGGAGCACACGAACCGAGGATCTCATTGCTGAAAATTTACTTAGCCAgactaaggtatgatacatgagtgctgagaaccatgaagcaaGTGGCACCTCagggattgggcctattcgattaggttgggatcgaacccgtgccgacacacggtgactaagacagaaataagtcaggatagttggaactcccgaagtataaagtgaagtatttttttaagaaagaaaaagaaaagaatttcttttagaatattcataaactgctattatgcaattattttagaattgttcttTAAAGCTTTATGTTTTTCATGCATTTCGAATctttgctcgtaatgtatattttattaaagtttcGTTCACTGTCGTTGAGACTCACTCAGTACAATGGATGACACTGACgctctcttttgggaacctacgttggtctgcggtacaacgtaggaaccagTTTTACAGGCGAGCAGGCTACGGGTTAGGCTTTCCCTAacttccagtgctattggtgagctccgcttttgttcgtggagtacaCCTTTGAGTCGTCATTATTTAgatatttctttgtttacttagagaactggccagAAAATCTCATGTTTTGAGCAGTGTGTCAGtgtatcagtagaggcttcatagacacagtcggtgggttaagattcagttatttttgataataacttagcagtatttcagtggttactacgaataaagttttggagttggtatattttagatatttaaattaattaaaagtactTGGTTAAAGTATTaccttgttgcatataaagtttgaagttaCAACATATTTGATAAGCGCAAATGGTTCGCTCGGTCAAGTTTAGTGATCGGGTGCTGGTCacggcttgttcagaaaatggatCGTGACATAAATATTTGTGACTTGAGCTTAATAATGGTGtttatatgtgtaggagtcaATTTGAAGTGATTGGCAGATTTGCATGCAAAGTAAATTAAAAAACACAAGAAGTTGGAGGGAGTATGATTTTGGTGCCCAGGTTATCGCAAGACACCAACCAAAACGCCAATGGCAGAATAGCATAGAAGTGAAAGAATTTCGGTGTCCAGGTTGGCGCCAGGCCAAACGAGACGGCTAAGGGAGGATTTCATCCTAATTCGGCTAGGACTTGGTAGTTTCGACCCTACATGcccccaacatgtataaaagggGTTCTGAACCTATTTCTTAAGGGATAGACATTATTGGAGaggagattcgacctaaggaggcaagaacacgctaggagcaaggcggagaattcttctacgagtttttcatttccgttttcctattttcattattggttatgaattctagtattgtacttttgcatactattatgaatagctaatttgttatctagggttttgatggaaccttttgtaggatgaattcttgttatgttcttatataattgagccgttagATTTTgttacttgttcaactacgtgtttgttgctgttgattgaatggccatcaattgactgtgcctatttagtgtgtactgCTCGAAAGAGAGTACACATTTAggttgttgttgaacaacatcactcctaacgtatgtgagagatcaatatggtgggtttaaaggcgggattagagataacgaaaccttggtgcgatcatagtgagcggtaaattagtgccagctagcgtagttcgagagaatatgtctagtaaattgtggtagttgctcgagagagaactACGACACCCAAAGTACTCATGATCGATAAAGaaaacttaggcgaaattatagaagacatagcgggaaggattccgacaattgggaaaatcataactctagaccttcttaatcttttctccaaccctTAATATTTGTAGTTGTTAATCTACTactttaatttattagttaattagatataaaaatcttaatatttataacttaagaattgttcgagcttgtcttcttagtgattatgaacagttgtagctaagccttagttctctgtgggattcgactccggagttttagaccggattatatttacagtgaccgcttatcctttttagaactagagttgggcgtgatcacatGGCAACAAGAAACAATTTACAATGCAATCACTATATATCTCCTCCTAATTAATACAACCAATGCAAGCAACGATTATTTCCACTGCACCTTCCCCTTCTCCTTCTGCACCCATCAGATGCAGCAATGAAAAGCAGACAAAGGAGGAGGGAGGGAAATAGAGCAACTTCACCTACATTCATATTTCTCCTCTCTTCATTTGGAAATTCATGCTTCCAACGGATCACATGCTTCATTCATTCGAAATCCAGAAACCTACAAATATTCTCATTTCTCTTATAGAAACCAAGAAAAGCTTCAAAGAATTAACCATGTAATTAGAATTATTCCAATTACTCAAGGTCCAGATGATTTTGGCATCCTATATATATGCTCTTCTCCACTTTTTTCATCAACCACAAAAACCCATTTGCTTTTATCACTACTCTTCTTCACTACATGATGTCCATTCTTTTTCTCTCCTCTAATCAGATGAGCATAACATCCTGATTTGCTAATTCTCTCTTTCTTaccaaactctgtgcttttcccAATCATAGTAACCTCTAATCCTTTACCAATAGGATGCTGCAGTGACCTTACCTTAGCCTTATTctccattttcttcaattttcctcCCATCATCCCTTTTCTCCCTTCTACGTTATTTGTAACAACCACTGATCTTTTAGGATTAACGTCAAGCTTTTCCATTAACATGTCATAATCATTCGTCTTTCGATCGACTAACGAGAAATCGATGTTCTCGTAATTATGCAAGACCTCAACAGGGTCTCCTGTTTTGAACTCTACCATGTCATTTAGCCCTGTTTCTTGAATTACTTTTTGTGTTTTGTCGAGTTTTGGCTCTGGAATAATGCACACTAATTTGCCTCCTGTTTGCCGAGCTGCTGCTGCTAAGGCCACAGTTGATGGAGATCCTTCGGTTGTGACTTCTACTATTAACTTGGCGCTCATGCCAGCTGCTAAGGCTGATATGAATTCGTTGCACTCTGGTTCTTGTGTTCCGCATGAATTGCACATCTGCTTGTGTTTGCTACACTGCAGAAGAATGCATATGGTAAAGGGATAGACAGTTATGGATTCAACTTATATATACACTGTAAAAAATATTAGGAAAACTTTTTATCACTATCAATGTTGTTTAACTTGTTATAACGCAGGTTGTCTGCCTTGTTTCTCAATGTGTAGTTATATTGTAAATAAATGATCTGATTAGTCAAATTTTAGGGCAAAGCAGGTCGGTTGACTGAAACAAAttgtgtatattttttgtatataattcagatatatacaaaaaaaaatgtattttCAACTATTATTTTTAGGAGCagctaaaaaaaaaaatacaatgtgtatattttttgtatatagttcagatatatacaaaaaaaactGTATTTTCAACTATTATTTTTAGGAGCagctaaaaa
It encodes the following:
- the LOC107821725 gene encoding uncharacterized protein LOC107821725, which gives rise to MEWSPKYAANAYLDTLKLCSKHKQMCNSCGTQEPECNEFISALAAGMSAKLIVEVTTEGSPSTVALAAAARQTGGKLVCIIPEPKLDKTQKVIQETGLNDMVEFKTGDPVEVLHNYENIDFSLVDRKTNDYDMLMEKLDVNPKRSVVVTNNVEGRKGMMGGKLKKMENKAKVRSLQHPIGKGLEVTMIGKSTEFGKKERISKSGCYAHLIRGEKKNGHHVVKKSSDKSKWVFVVDEKSGEEHIYRMPKSSGP